A stretch of the Flavobacterium aquiphilum genome encodes the following:
- a CDS encoding DUF4979 domain-containing protein encodes MKLLYKLGICFVMSIILSIAFSSCEEDANFKIVEYPAHTVTGFSPTSGKVGQTITITGTNFGDNVKAVKVFFGATLATLVSINDTTIVVKIPDGTSGPLTINVWNHTVVTPDSFTILPSAKIDGISPTIGIEGTLVKINGVNFGTDKNAVVVKFNSGTLLADIISITNNEIQVKAPIGVQAGYISVTKDGIELQTKTFNEGYLNFNYNTTGNKEGWDITNNATALISGGYYNVTFDPSLFLGTSKRRADFKLTAGAVVHPGNFPILAIKFNKPAVVNLTLDTSVGSYKNGANKWDGIIPDKNNNGKDIYYFDMRNTFGASTLLSQTASTTLSTFQWKVADITSPELGYSVDWVKTFTSLAELQAYANQ; translated from the coding sequence ATGAAATTATTATATAAGCTTGGCATTTGTTTTGTAATGTCGATAATTCTCTCAATTGCTTTTAGTAGTTGTGAAGAGGATGCAAATTTTAAAATAGTTGAATATCCAGCTCACACAGTAACCGGGTTTTCACCTACTTCTGGGAAAGTTGGTCAGACTATTACTATCACAGGTACAAACTTTGGTGATAATGTAAAAGCTGTAAAAGTTTTTTTTGGTGCTACTCTTGCTACTCTTGTAAGTATTAATGATACAACAATTGTAGTAAAGATTCCCGACGGAACATCTGGTCCATTGACTATTAATGTTTGGAATCATACTGTGGTGACACCTGATTCATTTACAATTCTACCGTCCGCTAAAATTGATGGAATATCGCCAACAATTGGAATTGAAGGAACTTTGGTTAAAATCAATGGAGTTAATTTTGGAACTGATAAAAATGCTGTTGTTGTTAAGTTTAACTCCGGTACTTTACTTGCTGATATTATTTCTATTACAAATAATGAAATACAAGTTAAAGCGCCAATTGGAGTTCAGGCCGGATATATTTCAGTTACAAAAGATGGTATTGAATTACAAACAAAAACATTTAACGAAGGTTACTTAAATTTCAATTACAATACTACAGGAAATAAAGAAGGTTGGGATATTACCAATAATGCGACCGCTTTAATTTCAGGAGGCTATTATAATGTCACTTTTGATCCAAGTTTGTTTTTAGGAACCAGTAAGAGAAGAGCCGATTTTAAACTTACTGCAGGTGCAGTTGTACATCCAGGTAATTTCCCAATTTTGGCTATTAAGTTTAATAAGCCTGCAGTAGTGAATTTGACTTTAGATACAAGTGTTGGATCTTATAAAAATGGCGCTAATAAATGGGATGGTATAATTCCTGATAAAAATAATAATGGAAAGGATATTTATTATTTTGATATGAGAAATACTTTTGGTGCCAGCACTCTTTTGTCACAAACAGCTTCAACAACTTTGTCAACTTTT